DNA from Brassica napus cultivar Da-Ae chromosome C4, Da-Ae, whole genome shotgun sequence:
aagaaaaaagtgaaGACTTTGCTTTTCGTAACAAAAGTGAGCTTGCTTGTCTGAATAGGTTTTGGCTTTGGCTTTGGAGATATTGTTATCGTTACACTTCATACCTAATCTCTCTCCAGTCACAGAATTCAAGGGGTGGTTACTGTTAATAAATTGCAGTTATTAACAATTAAACTGTTATGAGACCTCTACTATATAACTTGGTTTCCATTTCATATCTCATTTTATCTCAGTTTCTTCAAAATCAAATGTGTTTGACATATTCCTTTGGCCGAAGAAGTCTCACCGGTTAAACTAACGGGACTTGATTCTTTGAAAATTTTCCAGCGGTGGACAAACCATCCATCAATCTATTATATGTAAGGATATCAGACAACATGTCTTTATCCAACATCTCATTCACCAAAACTTTTCCTTCCTTCCTTCTCCCTTCTTTCGAGAACCCCGAAACCAAAACATGGTACGTCGTCTCATCGGCCTCAAACCCTTTGCTTGTCGCCAACACTCTCAACCTGTTTGCATCCATCGAACGACCAGAATCGCATAGATCCCGAAGAAGCAAATTAAACGTCACACTATCAGGAACCAaacctacactcatcatcatcttctccatAAACTCTGATGCTTTCTCTGCTCTTCCTGATTTCCTCAACCCTTCGACGAGTGTAGTACAAGCAATCAACCACGGAGCTCCACCATTATTCTTCCACACCtcctccaccatctccaccgCTCTATCCACTTTCTTTTCTCTACAAAGCTTCTCAACTAAACCCCCATAATCAAACCCTTTAGGTAAAACCCTTTTCCCCGAAAGATCCATCACCAGCCCCGAAGCATCATCAACCAAACCTACTCTACACAACCCATCAACAAGAATCTCGCAAGTCGCTTCAGAGACTCCACAACCTAACTCAATCATCTCATAAGCCATTCTAACACCTTCCTCAACCTTCCCCTTTCCGAAAAACCCTCTTATAATAGTATTGAAGCTAACCACATTAGGCTCACAACCTCTCTCCCTCATCTCCTTAAACACACCCAAAGCCATATCAAACTCACCGCTCCTGCAATAACCGTTGATGAGGATGTTGAACGTACACGCATCAAGCTTCACTCTCTCCTTCCCCATCCTCTTGTAAAAACCCAACGCCTTCTCCATATCACAACCCTTCTTCACATACCCATTCAACACGGTGTTGTAAACGCCAACGCTAGGCTTCCCATCGATCAATCTCCTCATCGTCTCAAACGCTAACAACGCGTAATCCATTTTCCCAGCTCTGCAGAAGGCATCGATCGCGGAATTGAATAAAGTTTCGAGCTTTGGGCAGGAGAAGATCCCTGATGCACAAGGGCAGGGGCTTGAGGAGATGAAAAGGAGGAGACGGTGGAGATCGGAGAAGCGGTGGGTGGCGGCAAGGGATCGCGACATCCAGAGGAAGGAGTCGTGGTCGTGGCGGAAGGCGTCGAGGGTGGAGGCCCAGGTGAAGACGGCGAAGTCGTGGTGGGCGAAGAGAGGGTGGGGGCGGAGGCTGGAGCGGAGGAAGGCGATGAGGGATTGGGGGGTTAGGGTTTGGTGGTGGGGGAGGTTGGATTCGAGGAAGTTGAGGAAGTGGGAGTGACGTGGAGATGGAGAGAGGGTGAGAGTGGGAGGGATTGAGATGTTGTTGTTGGGAGGTTTGGGTGGAGGCTGGGGTAAGCGGTAGATCTCGGGTGGCGGCGGGGTTAGAGGGGCAGGGAGGTGGGTGGAGCTGGAGACTAGGTTGATGACGTTCTTCTTGTTCCACCGCAtcactctgttttttttctgtcGGAGAAACCTGAAGATCGCAACTTTTTTCGCCGGAGTCCAGTTTTAAGCAAACCATCTCTAATTATTGATAAAACCGGAATAAACCAGAGTGTAAACCGAATTTCTAAGTTTAGGTGTTGGTGGTATCCATCCAGTCCAGGTATTTGGTTCAGTTTAGGTTGGTTACTTTGGGTACAggatataatttgattttgattcatttcagttttttttttttataatttaaataaatatcgaGTTATtcagataaaatattaaaatttatataatttatataaagtattgaataattaaaattatctcAAGTATcctagataaaaataataattaagatatcatccaaataattatttttatataattttagttaattttagaGACAATTAGCTAAATATACCCAACTGAAGTCTATATTTGCTAACTACACACTGATTGATATTAATGGTATGGTATATGACATTTAAGCCATGAGTAGTCGATTTTACCCCATTTGTAATGATGAAAGCTTTTGCTGTCAATTCTGACGCgacagaaaacaaaaatgtgcCAGCCGAATAAAGTAGTGTTAGAAGTCATAAATTTACGGCCGATTTCTGTCCATATTTACAAGTATAatatcacaatactaaaagctccattttctcaaaatctaggcTGCCACGTCACCTAAAATAATCAGCCACTCACAACATTTGGTTTCGGGCTGGGCTTCGATTTTGTTTCAATGGGATTGATTCGTTTTTCGGTCTGGGCTAATAGGCTTCGTATGGTTTGTGTTACGGCTTACTCCTTAGTTAAACCTAGATCTATAGAGGCAAGTCGCGAGTCTCTCCTtctcttccccatttctcttcGTCTTCTCCTCTGTGTTTTGATCATCCCATTCTTCACGATCGGTTTCTTTCAATCAATTCCGCCATCAATTTCTTCTTATGGTTTCTTTTCATCTTCCCCCTTTCCTCCTTCTTTATATATTGTTTCTTCCCCCGTGTACAAATAAAAACCCTAGAAACTCAATTGATGGCGATGAAACCACATGGGAAGTCGATTGTGTCCTCCGATAACGACGAAAAAGTCGTCTTCTTCAAAGATCTCTCGCTGAGTCCCCACGAAGCTCAGTTGTGGTTTCGGCTCATCCATTTCTGGGAGGCTTGGAATCCGCTAAAGAAGACGCTTATTGGCATGGAGATGCTACTCATCGACGAACAGGTTATAGTAATTAACCGTTTTTTATCATTTCGAAAGAAGTTTATGCTTATCGTTCTTCACTTACGTATAttggtttctcttatgttgttaTTCGCAGGGAACTGTTATTCAAGGATTCATTTCCCCATGGCGTATTGAAAAATATCTGCCTGAGATGAAGCGAAGATCTGTTTACAAACTCAACAACTTCTACGGATCCAGAATCAAATCGGTGTTTCGGGTTGCTGATCATACCGTTACAGTGTCGTTCTCATGGAACTCGGAGTTGATGGTTCTTCTAGACTGTCCCACTCATTTTGATGCGGACAGTTTCCGGTTCCATTCATATGAAGAGTTTCAAGCTAACTGCAACCTCAAAGGAGACCTCTACGGTAAGCTCTATGATTCCCAACGTTATTTTTTAGTTGAGTTGCTTGATAATTAGAATGTTGCTTAGATACGTAGATCTGAAATTGGTTGAatcaattttttgggtttgttCAGTATTCTCTGAACTCGGTCCTCggattttattagatttttttatatccGTAGAAGAAATATatgcttaaaaaaataaaattataaatacatgttGTTTTCATATTAGTATATTTAGCTTTGTATATTGAGAGACATGTGAAGCTCTTGCGAGGGTACAGAGTTATTAGCCTACCTTTTATAAATAAAGATATCTGTCGAGTACGTAAAAAATTGGATTATTAGAATTACTTAGATTCTTTTAAACTTAAAGTTTATAAAATGtgtaagacaaaaaaaagttgacaatatttaaacattttttgctGTGATTCATTAAGttgatgaattttaatttagatGTAACTATTGTGATGTTTATCTAGATGTTGTTGGCCACATGAAGTTGGTTAATGGTCAGAGTATCGTTGAGGCACCAGTTCTTGACGAAGTGGAGATAGCAAAAGCTAGGCGTGTTCTGATTCATGTCCAATCACATGAGTAGGTGTACATTATTTTTTGGAAACTACTTCTCTTTACTCCTATTAACTATTTAGTATCGTTTTTTTTTCCAGTGGACCGGTCATGAAGCTATACCTTTGGGATCAGGCTGCAAGAGACTTCTGCAAAAAGTTCAAGTCGTACGAGGGCACACCCACTGTGTTACTGGTCACGACCGTTAACACGAAGACTCTCGGAGATTCTGATTTTTATCTATACTATAGGTTTCTTACAGTTATATATCAACATTTTGTGTTCTTTAATGGGTTTTTTCATTTGACAACATGTACTCTGGCCTTGACCTCAATGTCCTCTTCACGTGTGTTTATGG
Protein-coding regions in this window:
- the LOC106390618 gene encoding pentatricopeptide repeat-containing protein At2g36240-like, translated to MRWNKKNVINLVSSSTHLPAPLTPPPPEIYRLPQPPPKPPNNNISIPPTLTLSPSPRHSHFLNFLESNLPHHQTLTPQSLIAFLRSSLRPHPLFAHHDFAVFTWASTLDAFRHDHDSFLWMSRSLAATHRFSDLHRLLLFISSSPCPCASGIFSCPKLETLFNSAIDAFCRAGKMDYALLAFETMRRLIDGKPSVGVYNTVLNGYVKKGCDMEKALGFYKRMGKERVKLDACTFNILINGYCRSGEFDMALGVFKEMRERGCEPNVVSFNTIIRGFFGKGKVEEGVRMAYEMIELGCGVSEATCEILVDGLCRVGLVDDASGLVMDLSGKRVLPKGFDYGGLVEKLCREKKVDRAVEMVEEVWKNNGGAPWLIACTTLVEGLRKSGRAEKASEFMEKMMMSVGLVPDSVTFNLLLRDLCDSGRSMDANRLRVLATSKGFEADETTYHVLVSGFSKEGRRKEGKVLVNEMLDKDMLSDILTYNRLMDGLSTAGKFSKNQVPLV
- the LOC106411783 gene encoding uncharacterized protein LOC106411783, yielding MAMKPHGKSIVSSDNDEKVVFFKDLSLSPHEAQLWFRLIHFWEAWNPLKKTLIGMEMLLIDEQGTVIQGFISPWRIEKYLPEMKRRSVYKLNNFYGSRIKSVFRVADHTVTVSFSWNSELMVLLDCPTHFDADSFRFHSYEEFQANCNLKGDLYDVVGHMKLVNGQSIVEAPVLDEVEIAKARRVLIHVQSHDGPVMKLYLWDQAARDFCKKFKSYEGTPTVLLVTTVNTKTLGDSDFYLYYRFLTVIYQHFVFFNGFFHLTTCTLALTSMSSSRVFMDYDVQPTIDYFSWLGSNPDIAEQVNAEVVTKRETMTDYRGSILLHRAGICKERLL